Proteins found in one Ctenopharyngodon idella isolate HZGC_01 chromosome 16, HZGC01, whole genome shotgun sequence genomic segment:
- the has2 gene encoding hyaluronan synthase 2, whose product MRCDKAITYLRIVGTTMFGISLLVGISTAYIMGYKLITTAGNYLSFGLYGAILVIHLIIQSLFALLEHRNMRRSLETPIKLNKSLALCIAAYQEDPNYLRKCLISVKRLTYPGIKVIMVIDGNNDEDCYMMEIFQDIMGRDKVATYIWKSNYHQKGPGETEELYAESLQHISRLVLNNKCVCIMQKWGGKREVMYTAFKALGRSVDYVQVCDSDTMLDPASSVEMVKVLEEDPMVGGVGGDVQILNKYESWVSFLSSVRYWMAFNIERACQSYFGCVQCISGPLGMYRNSLLHEFLEDWYNQTFMGSHCSFGDDRHLTNRVLSLGYATKYTARSKCMTETPITYLRWLNQQTRWSKSYFREWLYNSMWFHKHHLWMTYEAVITGFFPFFLIATAIQLFYQGRIWNILLFLLIVQVVALIKSSFASCLRGNIVMVFMSFYSVLYMSSLLPAKMFAIATINKSGWGTSGRKTIVVNFIGLIPISIWFSILFVGIIFTIVQETRKPFPESEKIVLIIGAIVYASYWVVFLTLYAVLIMKCGKRKKGQQYDMVLDV is encoded by the exons ATGAGATGTGATAAAGCGATCACCTACCTAAGGATTGTTGGGACGACAATGTTCGGCATTTCGCTGCTGGTGGGAATCTCTACTGCTTATATCATGGGGTATAAGCTCATAACGACTGCAGGCAACTATTTGTCCTTTGGTCTTTATGGAGCAATTCTAGTCATTCACCTCATCATCCAGAGCTTGTTTGCTCTGCTGGAACACAGGAACATGAGGCGCTCCCTGGAAACACCGATCAAACTCAACAAGTCACTGGCCCTTTGCATTGCAGCCTATCAGGAAGACCCCAACTACCTGAGAAAGTGCTTAATATCTGTGAAGAGGCTCACGTACCCTGGGATAAAGGTCATTATGGTTATCGACGGGAACAATGATGAAGACTGCTACATGATGGAGATCTTTCAGGACATCATGGGCCGGGACAAGGTAGCCACCTACATTTGGAAAAGCAACTATCATCAGAAAGGACCGGGTGAAACCGAAGAATTGTACGCCGAGAGCTTGCAGCACATTTCTCGCCTGGTTCTCAACAATAAATGTGTGTGCATCATGCAGAAGTGGGGCGGGAAGAGGGAGGTCATGTACACCGCCTTCAAAGCCCTGGGAAGAAGTGTCGACTACGTACAG GTATGTGATTCAGACACCATGTTGGACCCGGCCTCCTCAGTGGAGATGGTGAAGGTTCTGGAAGAAGATCCCATGGTTGGAGGAGTAGGCGGAGATGTACAG ATTCTGAACAAATATGAATCATGGGTCTCCTTCCTCAGCAGTGTGAGGTATTGGATGGCGTTCAACATCGAAAGAGCTTGCCAGTCATATTTTGGGTGCGTTCAATGTATCAGCGGGCCACTGGGAATGTACAGGAACTCCCTGCTTCATGAGTTCCTGGAGGACTGGTACAATCAGACATTCATGGGAAGCCACTGCAGTTTTGGCGATGACCGCCATCTAACCAATCGAGTCCTGAGCCTGGGATATGCTACAAAATACACCGCCCGCTCCAAGTGCATGACCGAGACGCCCATCACCTACCTGCGCTGGCTCAACCAGCAGACCCGCTGGAGTAAATCGTATTTCAGAGAGTGGCTTTACAACTCCATGTGGTTTCACAAGCACCACTTGTGGATGACCTACGAGGCTGTCATCACCGGTTTCTTCCCCTTCTTCCTCATCGCCACTGCGATCCAGCTCTTCTACCAGGGCAGGATCTGGAACATCCTTCTGTTCCTGCTGATCGTCCAGGTCGTGGCGCTCATCAAGTCTTCGTTCGCCAGCTGCCTCCGTGGAAACATCGTCATGGTCTTCATGTCCTTCTACTCAGTGTTATACATGTCAAGTCTGCTACCGGCAAAGATGTTCGCAATAGCCACAATAAACAAATCCGGCTGGGGAACGTCTGGAAGGAAGACCATTGTGGTGAACTTTATTGGGCTTATTCCGATCTCAATTTGGTTCAGCATTCTTTTTGTTGGCATTATTTTTACAATAGTCCAAGAGACCCGAAAGCCTTTCCCAGAGTCCGAAAAAATAGTTTTGATAATCGGCGCAATTGTGTATGCCAGCTACTGGGTCGTGTTCTTGACTTTGTACGCTGTCCTCATTATGAAGTGTGGCAAGAGGAAGAAAGGACAACAGTATGACATGGTTCTTGATGTATAG